Sequence from the Fragaria vesca subsp. vesca linkage group LG4, FraVesHawaii_1.0, whole genome shotgun sequence genome:
ATCAATGTATAGTTATAGTTTGTGGTACACCCAGTAAATAATGGTTCTGCAGTGCATGTGGTTTCTGTGAATGTTCACTCCAAGTCATACTGTACTTGTAACATTGTCAATGTAGCAGAAAACACACTAATCACTTTGTCATCTTTTTGGGATGTTGGTATGCATGAGCTTGCTTTCTGCTTATACTTTATTAGTGTGTAGGTGTATAAATTACTAAAGATTCAGTATATTATCTTTCTGATATTTCACTGAAACTGAAGTGTGTTGGGCCATAGTAATTCGGTGATTCGTTCTGTTGTGGAAACTCTAATTGCCTCTGTAGGTGTATAAATCACTAAAGATTCAATATATTATCTTTCTGATATTTCATTGAAAATGAAGTGTGTTGGGCCATAGTAATTCGGTGATTCGTTCTGTTGTGGAAACTCTAATTGCCTCTGTGGTTGTTATCTTAGGCACCATATTATAGTAATGTTTTGTAGGCAAAATTGCCAAACTGAACTTGATATTAATTATTGTATGTAGTTTCCTATCAGCTTTGTTAAAGGAAAGTGGAACAGTGGAGAAAATGCATCATGATATGTGTTTATTTTTTCTTAAAATTATTGATGTTGAAGAAGTAATAACTGTCACTTCCCTTTGTCCTACAGTTCCTTCCACTGCCTGCAGTTGCTGGCTTCTATTTGGCTCGCTTTTTTACAAAGAAGAGTATTCCATCATACTTTGCTTTTGTTGTGCTTGGGAGCTTGATGGTTACATGGTTCGTTATGCATAATTTCTGGGATCTAAATATTTGGATGGCTGGCATGTCCCTGAAGTCTTTCTGCAAACTTGTAATTTTGAATGTTGTCTTGGCCTTGACTATTCCTGGTCTAGCTCTACTTCCTTCGAAACTCCACTTTTTGACAGAGATTGGTTTAGTTGGCCATGCATTGCTTATTTCTCACCTGGAGAACCGATTTTTTAATTACTCTGGCATGTACTATTATGGGTTTGAGGATGATGTAATGTATCCAAGCTACATGGTTCTCGTGACAACATTTGTGGGTTTAGCTTTAGTGAGAAGACTGTCTGCAGATAATCGAATTGGTGCAAAGGCAGTTTGGATTTTGAATTGTCTTTATTCTGCAAAGCTGGGTATGCTAGTAATTTCATCAAAGTCTGTTGTATGGATGTCAGCTGTCCTGTTATTGGCTGTAACACCACCATTGCTTCTCTACAAGTAATTACCGTTTCTTAACTTAGTTTTTCAAGTTTCATAGGTCTTTGATCTGTAAATAGCTAATGTTAATTCTTTGCTCGCTGGGGTTTCAGGGATAAGTCAAGAACAGCCTCAAAGATGCAAACATGGCAAGGTTATGCACATGCAGGTGTGGTATCTTTATCAGTTTGGTTTTGTCGTGAAACAATCTTTGAAGCCCTGCAGTGGTGGAATGGAAGAGCTCCCTCTGATGGCTTACTCTTGGGCTCCTGTATTGTCTTGATGGGCTTGGCTTGTATTCCTATAGTGGCTCTCCACTTCTCTCATGTCTTGGTATGGATTATGTTTTTTATTTTCTTTTATCAGTGATTGTTGAACATATAATAACAAAAAAAATCACGACTTCTCCTTATCAATTCCTATTTTAGTTGGGTGAATTCATAATGATTATTAGAAACCAAACTGAGCTAGTTAATTTTTGAAATGTTAAATCCCTGAAATTTCGTGTATAACTGATTCTTTTGTATGCCTTTATGCAGCCTGCCAAAAGATGCTTAGTGCTGGTGGTGGCTACTGGTTTGCTGTTTATCCTTATGCAACCACCTATCCCAGTATCATGGACTTACCGGTCTGACCTAATTAAAGCTGCCCGGCAGTCTGTTGATGACGTCTCCATATATGGGTTCATTGCACCAAAGCCTATGTGGCCATCATGGCTGCTAATTGTTGCTATCCTGCTTACTCTAGCTGCTGTTACATCTGTGATACCAATCAAATACATGGTTGAATTGAGAGTGTTTTACTCCATAGCCATGGGACTTGCTCTAGGTATCTACATATCTACCGAGTTCTTCCTTCAGGCAGCTGTCCTGCATGTCCTCATTGTTGTGACCATGGTTTGTACCTCTGTGTTTGTGGTTTTCACTCATTTCCCATCTGCCTCAAGTACGAAGCTGCTTCCATGGATTTTTGCTTTACTAGTAGCTCTCTTTCCTGTGACATATCTTTTGGAGGGCCAAGTGAGAATCAAAAGCATGCTTGGGGATGGTGGATTTGGAGATCTGGGAGAAGAAGAGAGGAAGCTTACAACTCTATTTGCTGTTGAGGGGGCAAGGACATCTCTTCTTGGTCTTTATGCAGCGATTTTCATGCTAGTAGCCCTAGAGGTAAAGTATGAACTTGCCTCATTATTGAGGGAGAAGGCTACTGAAAGAAGTGGAATTAGACATAGTCTTTCTGGTCAAAGCACATCTACTAGCTTTCCGTCAAGAATGAGATTCATGCAACAGCGCCGGGCTTCTAGTATCTCATCCTTCACAATCAAGAAAATGACTGCTGAGGGAGCTTGGATGCCAGCAGTTGGTAATGTTGCTACTGTGATGTGCTTTGCCATATGCATCATCTTAAATGTCAATCTCACAGGTGGCTCAAATCGTGCCATATTTTTCCTGGCACCAATTTTGCTGCTACTCAACCAGGATTCAGATTTTGTTGCTGGGTTTGGGGACAAGCAGAGGTATTTCCCTGTTACAGTAGTTATATCATCCTACCTAGTCATCACTGCTGTGTACAGCATATGGGAAGAAATCTGGCACGGGAATGTTGGTTGGGGAATGGAGATTGGTGGGCCGGATTGGTTCTTTGCGGTGAAGAATTTGGCGCTCCTTATTCTTACATTCCCGAGCCATATCCTTTTCAACAGGTACGTGTGGAGTTTAACAAAGCAGACAGACTCAACTCCATTGATAACTATGCCCCTCAATCTGCCATCTGTAATAATAACAGATGTTCTGAAGGTTAGGATATTAGGTCTCTTAGGAATTATTTATTCCCTAGCCCAGTATCTAGTATCTAGACAACAGTACATCTCAGGATTGAAGTATATTTAGACAAACACATACTCTGTACTATATGTTTTGGCAATTTTCAGATCAGGAGTGAAAAAGTTCAGGTTTGTTCCTTTGTCCCGAGTGTTCTTACTGGTCTTTAGGCTATTACTTGCCCTGGAATGCCTGAACTGTAAGCTGCCTTTTGAGCCATTGCAGCAAGTAATTATACCAAGACCTTACAGTATTTGAGTTAACAGTCCAAGCAAAGATCAGGCTTTTCGAATTTGGCCATACAGGAATTGCTAATTACTTGGTCATCTCATATAGCTTATAGACTGTCACATGCACTTAGAGTTCCAAAATGACTGGGATATTTTGTCCCAATTACCATCTTGAGTAAATTGTTATATTGTGCACTGTGACTTCTGTTGTACTTGTTACTTGTTTAAACATGAATTTTGTGCCTCTCCCCTTGCTAGTTTAAACATGAATTTTGTCCCAGGGAAATTATTCTTCTTGCTAAGGTTATAGTTTCACCTTCTATCTGGCTTTGACTTTGGCGAGCTCCAAAATCCTTGTGTACTGGTTTCAGTTGCTACTGTGTTTGGCTAAAATTACTGAGTAATTGTTGGATCAGTTGGTGTTGAATGTTCCCATATTCCTTGATAGTTTCAGAACAAATAGAAGGATTATTGGTACAAGCTAGGCTAATCTAATGTGAAAACCCAGTCTTAAATGAACCTAAGAGCTGAACTATGTCATGCACCAAACCAGTGATAATGCCAATTGCCCCTTCTAGCCTGCACCACTGTTGCACTAGTTGGTGTTACAATTCTGGAATGATTGGTCCTCCATTTTGCCCCTCTTCTGCAATAGCAACTACTCCAATCCCTACTTACAAACTCGTAGGATCATCTGTGATTACTCCAACCATAGTCTCCTCCCCCTTCGAAGACGAATTGCTGGATACAGAGGGTCCAGAACCCTCTGGTGCATGATTGACAACGGTGTAGAGCCTCTGAAGCAGTCCCCTGCATAATGATGACTTTAGATGAGAGGAGTCTCAAGACTGGAATACTTGATCCGCAAGTTACAATATTTGATCCTCAAGTATTCCTGACTAGGAAAGACTTATATAATTCTATATACAGACCTCCATCGTCAAACAATCGTTGGAAGTTTTCTTGTGAGACTTGGTCAATTTCTGTAAGACCATTAGTCTGACATAGAGACGACGTGTCTGGACTTCAGTTCCACCTGAATCATGACTGAGATTACAGAACGCTCCCGGCGAGCTCTAGTCAACACTCTTGAACGGCGCTTCTTTTACATCCCTTCTTTCAAGATTTACGGTGGCGTTGCCGGCCTCTACGACTATGGCTCCCCCAGCTGCAAACTCAAGAAGAATGTCCTTGCGCTTTGGCATCAGGTCAATGTTTAACTTGATCAAATTATGTGTCTATGTTCTAGTTTCGGCTTTGTGGCCTTGTTTCTGATCCGTTTGTTATTTGAACTTTGCAGCATTTTGTGCTTCAAGAGAACATGTGGGAGATTGACTGCCCTTGCCTCACGCCAGAGGCTGTTCTGAAGGCATCTGGCCATGTTGATAAGTTCAGTGATCTCATGGTTAAGGATGTGGAGAAAGGGACTTGCTACCGGGCCGATCACTTGCTCAAGGATTTCTGCATCAAGAAGCTTGAGAGGCTTGAGGAGGACTCAGAGATGGCAATGGAGCTGAAAGAACTGCTCTCGAAACTGGATGGTCTCTCAGCTGAAGAGCTGGGTGCATGCATTAAGAAATTTGAGATTAAAGCCCCCCAAACAAAGAATCCTCTCTCGGATCCTTATCCTTTCAATTTGATGTTTCAAACATCAATTGGTCCTACTGGTTCGAGCACTGGGTGAGCATCTGAACCCATTGTACAAATTCAGTTCAGAGCTAGCTGTTTCTTTTTTCTTCGAATATTTATCTAGTACATCATACATTCATACCATGATTGCAGGTTCTTTCGCCCAGAAACTGCACAAGGCATATTTGTGAATTTTACAGACATGTGCTATGACAATGGTTGCATGCTGCCTTTTGCTGCTGCTCAAGTTGGCCAGGCTTTTCGAAACGAGGTCATAATTTTCTCTCATGATCCATAATAAGATAATTTCTGCTTTATATCAAGGCATATACATGTCTTCTTCTGTGTTTCTTGGCTTTCCAACAATCAACAGTTCAACACTATAAGAATGCTTGTGACTTGTGATATATGCTCCAATGGTTTTCGTTGGCAAGTGTCCAGCTTGTTTCAATTCCTGACATATTGCTATATCTGCAGATTTCTCCTCGCCAAGGCCTGTTAAGAGTCCGTGAGTTCACACTCGCGGAGATTGAGCACTTTGTTGATCCTGAAAACAAATCTCACCTGAAATTCCCCAGCGTTGAGAAGTTGGAACCCCTATGTTCCCAAGGGATGAACAAAACACCGGCCAATCTCCAAGATTGATCTCACTGGGTGAAGCAGTGCATTCTAAGGTTTGGTTCTTTCATATATTACTCAACTTCATTTCTGTTCTTTTGAATCTCTTTGAGTGGCATTACTGATTAGCGTGAATACTGTTATTTGATATCGTTTTGGATCCCCAGATTGTGGACAATGAAACTCTTGGCTACTTCCGAGAGTATATCTCTTCCTCACTCGTCTGGGTATAGACAAGAACCGTTTAAGGTTCCGGCAGCACCTTGCTAAGGAAATGGCTCACTATGCTGCTGACTGTTGGGATGCTGAGATTGAGATTTCCTATGGCTGGATTGAGTGCATCGGCATTGCAGATAGATCTGCATATGACTTGAAGGCTCATTCGGTTAGAACTTATTTGATGTTATTTAAAATGTTATGCTTTAATATGATAAGTTCATGTTCATAGACTATTGTTTTCTCTCTCGGCAGCAGAAAAGCTCAAGTCGTCTCGAGGCACATGAACAACTTCCAGAACCAAGTGAAGTGGACGTAATATGCCTTTTCGCATTCTGTGCATTACCACTATAATGAGTAAAGGTGTTGTGATAACATACATATTGAAAACATACATCTTTCTTGACTTCGTTACATGGATATAATTTCAGAAATTGATTGTATCTCCGGTAAAGAAAAACATCGGTCTTGCTTTCAGGAAGGAGCAAAATAATGTGCTTGAAGCTTTGGAGGTTACTCAAGCATTCTCCTCCAGTATATGTTGTTTGACTGTCTGAGTATATGTATCAACTTGTGCATTTCAGGCTATGAATGAAGAAGAAATTTCAAAAATGAAGTCTGAATTAGACTCGAAAGGGGAGGTGGACTTCTTTGTCTGCACTCTTGGGAAACATGTATCTATTACGAGCAATATGGTGACAATTTCAAAGGTTAAAACAAGAGAACATCAAAGAAAATTCACACCCTCAGTAATTGAGCCTTCACTTGGTATTGGGCGGATAATTTATTGTCTCTTTGAGCATTCCTTCTACACCAGACCAGATAAAACTGGGGATGAACAATTGAATGTGTTTCGCTTTAACCCACTTGTGGCGCCGTTTAAGTGCACAGTTCTCCCTCTGGTTCAGAACCAACAGTTTGAGGATGTTGCTAAGGACATCTCCAAGTCATTGACTGCTGCTGGCATTTCGCACAAAATGGACACTACAGGTATGCAATGAGACACTTATCTCCATAATGCAAGCAGTTGTGAGCTTCTCATGCTTGGACTAAATACCCAGCAGTCGCTTAAAATTTCAAGTTGACTGTATTTTACATATTTTGATCAGGTACCTCAATTGGGAAACGTTATGCACGTACTGATGAGCTCGGTGTACCCTTTGCAATCACGGTTGACTCTAAATCCTCGGTGACAATTCGAGAAAGAGACAGCAAAGATCAAATCCGTGTCAGTGCGAAGAAGGCAGCATCTGTTGTGAAGGAGGCCAGTGAGGGGTTAAGGACTTGGGAAGATGTGTGGTGGTCTCCTAGTCAACAGTGGAAAAGATTCTGGCATTCCTGCTTCAGATTTCTTCTTAGATTTGTACTGTCTAGAAACTAGTCTTATTGTTCAGATTGGTTTACTTATTGATCAATAGGTGAGCGACAATTTCCTATCCAACCTCATCAGGATAATATCAACTGAATTGCCATGCGCATGAACTTGTGTTTTGAAAGTCAGTAACAAAAAACTTCAGTAAGATTATTTACTTCCCTGAATTGTGTTTCAGCTTATACAAAGCGCATGATCAATGTATGTCACAAAGCATTGGAAGAGGATCATTTGACTCATATCATCAGAGCAAATTTTATGGTAGAATGCAAGAGAGATTTGTATGACTAAACTATAATTAAACTACGGAGCGCACTATCTTCCTCCTCCTCTTTATCAACAATGCATGCTATGCGAGTCTCTTTCTCGTTAATTAAGACACTGGAGGAAACTGAAATCCAGATAAAGGTCAAGTACTCAAGTTACAGTTTGGAGGAAACTGAAATCCAGATAAAGGTTAAATACTCGAGTTATAATTTAATTGACCTTTTTTTAACATGTAAAACCTTTCAACCCATAGAGCCTTATGGGATGATGCAGAATTATGAGTGTTGTGAAATTGTTAGTTGGATAATTCTTAACTCCAATTTATTCTGTAAAGAGCTTTGGTGAATGTTGTTAGTTATTGTTATGTTTTGCAATTTTACTCGATGACATTTGATGTAACGATAACAATAATATCACTCCCACATCAAGATTACGAGTTTAGATACTAACACAAGCCGAATGAATTTTAACTAATCTATCAAGTTACACGACCCTCCAATTCACATCGATCAAAGTTGGACAGAAACCCATGCATGATCCATTAGACTTCAAAGACCCATGCATGATCCATTAGACTTCAAAGAAGCAATGAAATTGTAATGTCATATCCAATCTCACAATGATGAAATTAACTTGGCAAAAGTGAAAAAACTCAGCCCCTAATAGAATTGACAGAGCATAAGCTTTTGTTCTGGATGCCAATAACAAAGTCACAATGTTCATACTTTCAGTCAGTTAATTACTTTGAAGTTTGAACCATAAAATGTGACTCAAGTTTATGCGACTCTTCAACTCACACAAAACATTTTCATCAATACATGTTACAGAGTATTTTAATGATAGAAAACTAGACATTAACTAAGAGAAATTTGTGTGATTAGTCAATAATTAAACTATGGGGTGCTACGTACCCCCTGCTTCATATTTTCTTCTGATGATCCAGTCTTGGTAACTTGTTCAACAACTCATTTGTTGAATCTGCATCTGTCTTTGTATTTGGTACATGTATAGGTTATTCAGATAACCCCAAACCTAGGGCACCCTGGTTCATCTTTTCTTCTGATGATCTAGAATACTTCATCCATAATCCCAACTTTTAACTACTGCTTGCTTTAGTTGCGCTACTGGTTCTTAAGCACCTGCAGCCACCAATGAAAAAGAAATATATAGGTAGTCACAAAGGTAAATGCCAAGCAATAAATTACTGGATAAGTGTAGAGTGTTCATCACTAGTTACTAACCCGCGCGTTGCTGCGGGCTAGAGCTCATGAAATCATGAGGATGCAAAACAACAAAACAACTTGATCATAGGTTCACACAAAAGATAAAGAACATCTATTTAATTCATAAGCTGCAACTGCTATATAAACATTTAATTCATAAGCCGAACTGTTATATAAACAATACAATTGCATAATAAAAATCAACTTGTTACGTCCTCCTTCAACGATGTTCTGGCTCCCCTGAGGAAATGTAGCAAGCAAAGTGCTACCAGCAAGTCAATCATTCTTTGAGGTTTGAAATAATAAGACTGCTCACAAAGAATTAACAGCAAGCAGGAACAATTAAAATGCACATTATGATGTGTTAACTTTTTCAAACAACGAAACTAACCAGGACCACATTTATGTATTCAGCCAAAGTCAAAATCATGCAGGTAAACATGTTTGTTTACTGCTATGTTTCCTCATTTTCACTTTTTCCCTCTACTTCATCACTATAATGTCTCTAACCTCCTAGACATATAAAACTTTGCAGATGCGGATGTAAATTAACACTGCATAGTGAAGAGACAAATTCAATTCCATAAAATACAGACAGGAAGGACTTTCTGCAACCCATATGAATATAAGTTGGTAATATTGATTTTAGTTGTGTTACCTGTAACAAATCATAATCTGGGGCAGATCCAGAGCTAGCTTTGTAGCTTCTTCCTCATTTGCTTGAAGCATGTGGCACACACTGGGTATAGAGGCATTCGCCACCGACAATTTTGTTATCTGCAATACACCATTTGGTCCTGATATATGAAGTAGGATATAATTAGTATTGAGATACCCTGCAAGGCA
This genomic interval carries:
- the LOC101300530 gene encoding uncharacterized protein LOC101300530, giving the protein MMPPELQPRLFRPYISTSATSASSSSLSSSFSNGSPNPSPIDSRFSNGPSRSLHNSRFTPAAFAHNARIAFALVPCAAFLLDLGGTPVAATLTLGLMISYIVDALNFKSGAFFGVWFSLVFSQIAFFFSSSLLTSFNSWMLAGLAAFLCAETNFLIGVWVSLQFRWIQIENPSIVLALERLLFACVPFAASSLFTWATVSAVGMNNASYYLMAFSCIFYWLYSIPRISSFKTKQDSKYHGGEVPDENLILSPLESCIHTLYLLFFPLLFHIASHYSIMFSSATAVSDLFLLFFVPFLFQLLASTRGALWWVTKNPSQLRGIQVMNGAIALVVVVICLEIRVIFHSFGRYIQVPPPLNYLLVTTTMLGGAAGAGAYALGVISDAFSSLAFTALAVVVSAAGAIVVGFPVLFLPLPAVAGFYLARFFTKKSIPSYFAFVVLGSLMVTWFVMHNFWDLNIWMAGMSLKSFCKLVILNVVLALTIPGLALLPSKLHFLTEIGLVGHALLISHLENRFFNYSGMYYYGFEDDVMYPSYMVLVTTFVGLALVRRLSADNRIGAKAVWILNCLYSAKLGMLVISSKSVVWMSAVLLLAVTPPLLLYKDKSRTASKMQTWQGYAHAGVVSLSVWFCRETIFEALQWWNGRAPSDGLLLGSCIVLMGLACIPIVALHFSHVLPAKRCLVLVVATGLLFILMQPPIPVSWTYRSDLIKAARQSVDDVSIYGFIAPKPMWPSWLLIVAILLTLAAVTSVIPIKYMVELRVFYSIAMGLALGIYISTEFFLQAAVLHVLIVVTMVCTSVFVVFTHFPSASSTKLLPWIFALLVALFPVTYLLEGQVRIKSMLGDGGFGDLGEEERKLTTLFAVEGARTSLLGLYAAIFMLVALEVKYELASLLREKATERSGIRHSLSGQSTSTSFPSRMRFMQQRRASSISSFTIKKMTAEGAWMPAVGNVATVMCFAICIILNVNLTGGSNRAIFFLAPILLLLNQDSDFVAGFGDKQRYFPVTVVISSYLVITAVYSIWEEIWHGNVGWGMEIGGPDWFFAVKNLALLILTFPSHILFNRYVWSLTKQTDSTPLITMPLNLPSVIITDVLKVRILGLLGIIYSLAQYLVSRQQYISGLKYI